The following proteins come from a genomic window of Nicotiana tomentosiformis chromosome 12, ASM39032v3, whole genome shotgun sequence:
- the LOC138903743 gene encoding uncharacterized protein, with protein MNIQSASFNELEIEVCDILLNLKDLIQESESRSRVSPFTWSSKRRKSDRSLGLNYDVNSQCSSPNSVQRNNSQVEDSDNNIDPTSGTLKPDVTSPDTPLSLSPTEFDDKPMQYSYKKRSKRKTSEELMHTIEKLTRCRELLRGEVENVRSYYNTQKAYNLKLKAIKESVSMESPISESAVLNSLIF; from the exons atgaatatACAATCTGCTTCCTTCAATGAACTTGAGATTGAAGTCTGTGATATTTTGCTCAATCTTAAGGACCTAATTCAAGAATCAGAGTCTCGCTCTCGTGTTTCACCATTTACATGGAGTTCCAAAAGGAGAAAATCCGATAGGAGTTTAGGCCTTAATTATGATGTTAACTCACAATGTTCATCGCCTAATTCTGTCCAGAGGAATAATTCACAAGTAGAAGACAGTGACAATAATATTGATCCCACGTCCGGTACATTAAAACCGGACGTAACAAGTCCTGATACTCCTCTTTCTTTGTCCCCTACTGAATTTGATGACAAGCCCATGCAATATTCCTACAAGAAAAGAAGTAAAAGAAAG ACAAGCGAGGAATTGATGCATACTATAGAGAAGTTGACTCGATGCAGAGAATTGCTAAGAGGG GAGGTGGAGAATGTACGGAGTTACTACAACACCCAAAAAGCTTACAATCTTaaattgaaagcaataaaagaaagTGTGAGTATGGAATCCCCCATATCAGAGTCAGctgttttaaattctttaattttctGA